Proteins encoded within one genomic window of Dyadobacter chenhuakuii:
- a CDS encoding CHRD domain-containing protein, with protein sequence MKKPMKRFLLLIAGVVMLGFVSSCKEEGPHKDDIVKFSAVINSSATVPKATSAGQGTGVFEYNKATMELKYNINYQNVTPTSVNIHTASPSWEAGPLVFTLADKPTGSQVQGTQKLNTEQQTQLILGMMYVNIPSVNNIYGEIRGQILADKIEE encoded by the coding sequence ATGAAAAAGCCAATGAAACGTTTTTTACTATTGATCGCAGGAGTTGTAATGTTAGGGTTTGTGTCGTCTTGCAAAGAGGAAGGTCCTCACAAAGATGACATTGTGAAGTTCTCCGCAGTTATAAATAGTAGTGCTACTGTTCCAAAAGCTACTTCCGCTGGACAAGGCACAGGTGTTTTTGAATACAACAAAGCCACCATGGAGTTGAAATACAACATTAATTATCAGAACGTTACACCGACCTCTGTAAACATCCACACAGCAAGCCCATCATGGGAGGCAGGTCCGTTGGTGTTCACATTGGCTGATAAGCCTACAGGCAGCCAGGTTCAGGGAACACAGAAGCTGAATACTGAGCAACAAACACAATTGATCCTGGGAATGATGTATGTTAACATCCCGAGCGTAAACAACATTTACGGTGAAATTCGCGGACAGATCCTTGCTGATAAAATCGAAGAATAA
- a CDS encoding site-specific integrase, which translates to MKTKISLLFYLKKPKNYQKGPVPIYLRITVESKRVEFTTGRECEPSRWNAVAGRVTGAKEAVKSVNAYLGNLEQQLLDAHAALVRDDALITAETIKNKFLGVGPKQRLLMTVIADHNERMKALVGQEYAIGTFNRYKVLERHTMAFLKSHFNISDFDISRIDLAFIADYEFYLRSVRKMGNNAVVKHMKMFRKIVNICLGNRWMNLDPYLNFKGKYKKVDKAILTRAELDLMATKEFASDRLTQVRDTFLFCCFTGLAYSDVQKLEKGQIVRGIDGEQWIFCQRTKTNVKSHIPLLPEALQILDRYKDHPYCESRGLVLPVPSNQKMNDYLKEIAVICGINKILTSHVARHTFATTVTLQNGVPIESVSKMLGHKNIRTTQIYAKILDTKVSEDMQALKGRLSKRSGTEG; encoded by the coding sequence ATGAAAACAAAGATCAGTCTGCTTTTCTATTTGAAGAAGCCGAAGAATTATCAAAAAGGGCCTGTACCAATTTACTTGCGGATTACGGTTGAAAGTAAAAGGGTGGAATTTACCACCGGACGAGAATGTGAGCCCAGCCGCTGGAATGCGGTTGCTGGCAGAGTGACTGGCGCAAAAGAGGCCGTGAAGTCTGTTAATGCCTATCTCGGTAATCTCGAACAGCAATTGTTAGATGCCCACGCCGCCCTGGTTCGTGACGATGCTTTGATAACCGCGGAGACAATCAAAAACAAATTTCTTGGCGTGGGTCCTAAGCAGCGGTTACTGATGACAGTGATCGCTGACCATAACGAGCGAATGAAGGCGTTGGTCGGTCAAGAATATGCGATAGGCACATTCAACCGCTATAAAGTGCTCGAACGCCATACAATGGCATTCTTAAAAAGTCACTTCAACATAAGCGACTTTGACATTAGCCGCATCGATTTGGCCTTCATCGCCGACTATGAATTCTACCTACGCTCGGTTCGCAAGATGGGAAACAATGCCGTGGTTAAGCACATGAAAATGTTCCGCAAGATTGTCAATATCTGCCTGGGCAACCGCTGGATGAATCTTGATCCGTATTTGAACTTCAAAGGCAAGTACAAGAAAGTCGATAAGGCGATCCTGACCAGAGCCGAGCTAGATTTAATGGCCACTAAGGAATTCGCGAGCGATCGGCTCACTCAGGTTCGAGACACTTTTCTCTTTTGTTGTTTCACCGGCCTGGCTTATTCGGATGTTCAGAAACTCGAAAAAGGTCAGATAGTAAGAGGAATTGATGGTGAGCAATGGATTTTCTGCCAGCGAACAAAAACGAATGTTAAATCGCATATTCCGTTGCTGCCGGAGGCGCTTCAAATTCTTGACAGGTACAAAGATCATCCGTATTGTGAATCGCGCGGGCTAGTGCTGCCTGTGCCGAGTAATCAGAAGATGAATGACTATCTGAAAGAGATCGCTGTGATCTGCGGCATCAATAAGATTCTTACTTCACACGTAGCCAGGCATACGTTCGCGACTACCGTTACGCTGCAAAACGGGGTTCCAATTGAAAGCGTTTCTAAAATGCTAGGACATAAGAACATTCGTACGACCCAGATTTATGCAAAGATCCTGGACACGAAGGTTAGCGAAGATATGCAGGCTTTGAAAGGGCGGCTTTCCAAGAGATCTGGTACGGAAGGTTAG
- a CDS encoding VF530 family protein yields MEIQPNNPLHGKTLEAILNELVEYYGWEQMGYHININSFQFEPSVKSSLKFLRKTPWARKKVEDLYLKMLERK; encoded by the coding sequence ATGGAAATACAACCCAATAACCCGCTTCACGGAAAGACCCTGGAAGCAATTTTGAACGAACTGGTTGAATATTATGGCTGGGAACAAATGGGTTATCACATTAATATTAATAGCTTTCAGTTTGAGCCGAGTGTTAAATCCAGTTTGAAGTTTTTAAGGAAAACGCCGTGGGCAAGGAAAAAAGTAGAAGACCTGTATTTGAAAATGCTCGAACGCAAATGA
- a CDS encoding DnaJ C-terminal domain-containing protein, producing the protein MPFVDYYQILGVDKNAQDKDIKNAYRKLARKYHPDVNPDDKEAEKKFQELNEANEVLSDPEKRKKYDQYGKDWQHSDEFERARQSRAHSSRQQGQWQTGGNDFSDFFESMFGSSSGFGGGRQRTLRGQDYQAELHLTLQEAYHTQKKTITVNGKNIRITVPAGIQNGQTIKIAGHGGPGASGGQNGDLFITFNIAADDKLRRTGDDIHQKVELDLKTALLGGELIIETLSGKVKLPVKPETQNGSVVRLKGKGFPVYKKADSFGDLYVTFDIKIPENLNERQKELIAEAFNN; encoded by the coding sequence ATGCCATTCGTAGATTATTACCAGATCCTTGGCGTAGATAAAAACGCGCAGGACAAGGACATAAAGAACGCTTACCGCAAACTGGCCCGGAAATATCATCCCGATGTAAATCCGGACGATAAAGAAGCTGAAAAGAAGTTCCAGGAGCTAAATGAAGCCAACGAAGTGCTCAGCGATCCTGAAAAAAGAAAAAAATACGACCAGTATGGTAAAGACTGGCAGCATAGTGATGAGTTTGAAAGGGCGCGCCAGTCCCGGGCCCATTCGTCACGCCAGCAAGGCCAGTGGCAGACAGGCGGCAATGATTTTTCGGATTTTTTTGAATCCATGTTCGGTTCTTCAAGCGGCTTTGGCGGCGGCAGGCAGCGCACTTTGCGCGGCCAGGATTACCAGGCCGAGCTGCACCTGACATTACAGGAAGCATATCATACGCAAAAGAAGACGATCACGGTTAACGGCAAAAACATCCGCATTACCGTTCCCGCAGGCATTCAAAACGGCCAGACGATCAAGATCGCAGGCCACGGCGGTCCGGGTGCCAGCGGCGGCCAGAATGGAGATCTTTTCATCACATTCAACATTGCTGCCGACGATAAGCTCCGAAGGACCGGCGACGACATTCATCAGAAAGTGGAGCTCGACCTTAAAACTGCATTGCTGGGCGGTGAACTGATCATCGAAACCCTAAGCGGAAAAGTAAAGCTTCCCGTTAAGCCCGAAACGCAGAATGGAAGTGTCGTCAGATTAAAAGGAAAAGGTTTTCCTGTTTACAAAAAAGCGGACAGTTTCGGGGACCTTTATGTAACATTTGATATAAAAATTCCCGAAAACCTGAACGAGCGCCAAAAAGAACTGATTGCCGAAGCCTTCAACAATTAA
- a CDS encoding helix-turn-helix domain-containing protein, which translates to MKNKEDKLIRFITISETHEAFGLPKPQHPLISLVHFNERNPFNTSMAPIYDLLSFYKITFITDNNGRLKYGRDYYDYDEGSMLFLAPNQLVGSTDYNSRTYCYILLIHPDFLLGHPLASKIRQYGYFAYSANEALHLSDTEKENILSIYRNMEQELNSRVDEFSQEVMIAHIELLLSYVNRYYKRQFITRKVVNHDILSKTEAILDNYLNTQQSLHDGVPTVQFLSEKLNLSPGYLSDMLRSLIGQNAQQYIHEKLIEKAKERLTTTQLSMSEIAYELGFEHSQSFSKLFKNKTNQSPMDFRASFT; encoded by the coding sequence ATGAAAAATAAGGAAGACAAATTGATTCGGTTCATAACCATATCGGAAACGCATGAGGCCTTCGGCTTGCCCAAACCCCAGCATCCGTTGATCAGCCTTGTCCATTTCAACGAGCGCAACCCCTTTAATACAAGCATGGCGCCGATCTACGACTTGCTTAGCTTCTATAAGATCACTTTCATCACCGATAACAACGGAAGGCTAAAGTATGGAAGGGACTATTATGATTACGATGAAGGAAGCATGCTGTTCCTGGCGCCTAACCAATTAGTGGGCAGCACGGATTATAATAGCAGGACCTACTGTTACATTCTGCTCATACACCCTGATTTTTTATTGGGCCACCCGTTGGCAAGTAAGATCAGGCAATATGGCTATTTCGCATATTCAGCTAATGAAGCACTTCATTTGTCCGACACCGAAAAGGAAAATATCCTTTCAATTTACAGGAATATGGAACAGGAGCTCAATAGCCGTGTAGATGAATTCAGTCAGGAGGTCATGATCGCACATATCGAACTGCTGCTGAGCTATGTTAACCGCTACTACAAGCGGCAGTTCATTACACGCAAAGTGGTCAACCATGATATACTGTCGAAAACAGAAGCCATACTGGATAATTATTTGAACACCCAGCAATCCTTGCATGACGGAGTTCCTACCGTTCAGTTTCTTTCCGAAAAACTGAACCTCTCGCCAGGTTACCTGAGCGATATGCTCCGTTCGCTGATCGGACAGAACGCGCAGCAGTACATCCATGAAAAATTAATCGAGAAAGCAAAAGAGCGGCTGACCACGACGCAGTTAAGCATGTCCGAAATTGCCTATGAGCTCGGTTTTGAGCATTCGCAAAGTTTCAGCAAGCTATTCAAAAACAAAACCAATCAATCTCCAATGGATTTCAGGGCTTCGTTTACGTGA
- a CDS encoding DEAD/DEAH box helicase has protein sequence MKFEDYHIASEIKRSLDTAGFKKPTDIQFKAIPAIMKGEDVLAIAQTGTGKTAAFAIPVIDKLHKQKVSSRSEGIKCVVMVPTRELAIQITEVFAKLAQHTRVKAFSVFGGVEQGPQIAQLEKGIDVLVSTPGRMFDLVSQGHIKLDRIEILILDEADHMLDLGFIKDIQDLIKFLPKSRQTLFFSATINEKIKKLAYSLVKNAIRIQISPNDRVAKNITHSVAFVEMDDKRFFLERVIKENPDSKILVFVRTKVRAERVFNALERMEIKSLTIHGDKEQADRLTALNEFKKGNTKVLIATDVSARGIDIANVDYVVNYDLPEQAENYVHRVGRTGRGTQKGRAVSFCSPEEKPMLEEIQTYLDKPIDVLNISATDYSQTIDFTADTTDDLKSLMKEVEAYETAKKKKKKN, from the coding sequence ATGAAATTCGAAGATTACCACATTGCCTCCGAGATCAAGCGCAGCCTCGATACAGCCGGGTTTAAAAAGCCCACAGACATTCAGTTCAAGGCTATTCCGGCGATTATGAAGGGCGAGGATGTATTGGCCATTGCGCAAACGGGAACGGGTAAAACCGCCGCCTTTGCGATTCCGGTCATTGATAAATTACACAAACAAAAAGTTTCCAGCCGCTCAGAAGGGATCAAATGCGTAGTGATGGTCCCCACTCGGGAACTTGCGATCCAGATCACCGAAGTTTTTGCGAAACTGGCGCAGCATACGAGGGTTAAGGCATTCAGCGTTTTTGGCGGCGTAGAACAAGGTCCGCAAATCGCACAATTGGAAAAAGGCATTGATGTGCTCGTTTCCACACCCGGGAGAATGTTCGATCTGGTAAGTCAGGGCCACATTAAGCTCGACCGCATCGAGATCCTGATCCTCGACGAAGCCGATCATATGCTCGACCTGGGTTTTATTAAAGACATTCAGGATCTGATCAAATTTCTTCCTAAGAGCAGGCAAACGCTCTTTTTCTCGGCCACGATCAATGAGAAGATCAAGAAACTCGCCTATTCGCTTGTAAAGAATGCCATACGCATCCAGATTTCCCCTAATGACCGGGTTGCTAAGAACATTACCCATTCGGTTGCTTTTGTCGAAATGGATGACAAGCGATTTTTCCTGGAACGCGTCATCAAAGAAAATCCGGATAGCAAAATCCTCGTTTTTGTTCGCACAAAAGTGCGTGCCGAAAGGGTTTTCAATGCGCTGGAAAGAATGGAGATCAAGAGCTTAACCATTCACGGCGATAAGGAACAAGCCGACCGGCTTACAGCATTGAACGAATTCAAGAAAGGCAATACCAAAGTGCTGATCGCCACCGACGTCAGCGCCAGGGGAATAGACATTGCCAATGTTGATTATGTGGTGAATTACGATCTTCCTGAACAGGCCGAAAACTATGTGCACCGGGTAGGCCGCACAGGACGCGGAACGCAAAAGGGCCGCGCCGTGTCATTTTGCAGCCCTGAGGAAAAACCGATGCTTGAAGAAATTCAAACCTATCTCGACAAACCCATCGATGTCCTGAACATCAGCGCCACGGATTATTCCCAAACCATCGACTTCACCGCCGACACAACCGACGATCTGAAATCGCTTATGAAAGAAGTTGAAGCGTACGAAACGGCCAAGAAGAAGAAAAAGAAGAACTAA
- a CDS encoding methylated-DNA--[protein]-cysteine S-methyltransferase has protein sequence MNQENYNYDKIAKAIEFIVANAKEQPSLFEVAEEVSISQFHFQRVFTEWAGVSPKKFLQFITASYLKEKIRETSNLVELAEQAGLSSQSRVYDHFISIEAVTPQEFKTSGKGLAIRYGIHPTPFGDCFIAVTDRGICAMAFVDEASREAELIALAKKWHYANIQHDQDSTKSFIDRIFQPATGSLEKLPVLIQGTNFQLKVWEALLSIPKGAVTTYQQIAQSIGHPAAVRAVGTAVGDNPIAYLIPCHRVIRKEGMLGEYRWGSLRKKALIGWEAARSA, from the coding sequence ATGAACCAGGAAAATTATAATTACGACAAAATTGCCAAAGCCATCGAGTTCATCGTCGCCAACGCAAAAGAACAGCCTTCATTATTCGAAGTGGCTGAGGAAGTGAGCATTAGTCAATTTCATTTTCAGCGTGTTTTCACAGAATGGGCAGGTGTGAGCCCTAAAAAATTCCTTCAATTCATCACTGCATCATATCTTAAAGAAAAGATCCGGGAAACATCCAACCTCGTTGAGCTCGCGGAACAAGCCGGTCTTTCCAGCCAGAGCCGGGTTTACGACCATTTCATCAGCATTGAAGCGGTGACTCCACAGGAATTCAAAACTTCGGGCAAGGGGCTGGCCATTCGTTACGGCATTCACCCTACACCGTTTGGCGATTGTTTTATCGCAGTAACGGACCGCGGAATCTGCGCAATGGCGTTCGTAGATGAGGCTAGCCGCGAAGCGGAACTGATCGCATTGGCCAAAAAGTGGCACTATGCCAACATTCAGCATGACCAGGATTCTACAAAAAGTTTTATTGACCGTATCTTCCAACCGGCAACGGGGTCGCTGGAAAAGCTGCCCGTGCTGATTCAGGGGACCAACTTTCAGCTTAAAGTCTGGGAAGCTTTATTGAGCATTCCCAAAGGCGCGGTGACCACGTACCAACAGATCGCCCAAAGTATCGGCCATCCGGCAGCAGTGAGGGCGGTAGGAACCGCAGTCGGCGACAACCCGATCGCTTACCTGATTCCCTGCCATCGCGTGATCCGCAAGGAGGGAATGCTGGGAGAATACCGTTGGGGCAGCCTTCGCAAGAAGGCATTGATCGGGTGGGAGGCGGCGCGCTCAGCATAA
- the miaA gene encoding tRNA (adenosine(37)-N6)-dimethylallyltransferase MiaA has protein sequence MSENQTAVPLLVILGPTASGKTHLSVKVAAMLRGEVISADSRQVYKDMDIGTGKDLAEYQLNGEEIPYHLIDIMDAGEQYNVNAFQKDFETAYETVLSNGHVPILCGGTGFYILSLLKGHAYASIPVNEALRTELEALPKELLLARFEHYKTAYQQLADTSTRKRLIRAIEISEFLTHNHAEKAFTEKPAYGYIVFGLNPPVEIRRDRISKRLRTRLEHGLIEEVKALLERGLTAEQLIYYGLEYKWITLYLTGELQYEEMVVRLETEIHRFAKRQMTFFRKMEKDGINIHWLDSERSADEQAATVASLYQQYSALK, from the coding sequence ATGTCTGAAAACCAAACCGCCGTTCCGCTGCTCGTGATATTGGGGCCAACTGCTTCCGGCAAAACACATTTGTCCGTGAAAGTTGCCGCTATGTTGCGTGGTGAAGTAATCAGCGCGGATTCCAGGCAGGTTTACAAGGATATGGACATAGGAACCGGAAAGGATCTTGCTGAATATCAGCTGAATGGTGAAGAAATCCCCTATCATTTGATCGACATTATGGATGCTGGCGAGCAGTATAATGTCAATGCGTTTCAAAAGGATTTTGAAACGGCATATGAAACGGTTCTTTCCAACGGCCATGTGCCAATCCTATGCGGCGGAACTGGTTTTTACATACTGTCGTTGCTCAAAGGTCATGCATATGCCTCCATTCCGGTGAATGAGGCACTCCGGACAGAATTGGAAGCATTGCCGAAAGAACTGCTACTAGCACGATTTGAGCATTATAAAACTGCTTATCAGCAACTTGCGGACACTTCGACCAGAAAGCGATTGATCCGGGCCATTGAAATATCCGAGTTTCTGACGCATAACCATGCTGAGAAAGCATTTACAGAGAAGCCTGCTTATGGTTACATTGTTTTTGGTTTAAATCCTCCGGTGGAAATCAGGCGGGATCGAATCTCTAAAAGATTGCGGACGAGGTTGGAGCATGGTTTGATTGAAGAGGTTAAGGCATTGCTGGAACGAGGCTTAACAGCAGAGCAGCTGATCTATTATGGATTGGAATACAAATGGATCACATTATATCTGACCGGCGAACTGCAATACGAGGAAATGGTGGTGCGCCTGGAAACGGAGATCCACCGTTTTGCAAAGCGACAGATGACTTTTTTCAGGAAGATGGAAAAAGACGGCATTAATATCCACTGGCTTGATAGTGAACGCAGTGCGGACGAGCAGGCAGCAACCGTAGCTTCGCTTTATCAGCAATATTCAGCATTGAAATAA
- a CDS encoding SDR family NAD(P)-dependent oxidoreductase, translating to MQTEKKKVALVTGANTGVGYQIAKSLADEGYTVYVGARNKDKGDAAVTGIGKQSKAIQLDITDSQSIDAAVRQIQSEAGYLTLLVNNAAISNAGKPGRTMEEVLGAQRASIAPIDEMKKVWETNVFGTLAVTQAFLPLLRKADSARIVTVSSALGSLTLNANPANPFRSAFDAAYGASKTALNGIFLSLAIDLESANIKVHLVSPGFTATALNNFQGTDTVEEGSREPIRVALAEDLPTGSFTGPAAYAGADNIVPW from the coding sequence ATGCAGACAGAAAAAAAGAAAGTAGCACTGGTTACAGGAGCAAATACAGGCGTGGGATACCAGATCGCTAAATCACTTGCTGATGAAGGCTACACCGTTTACGTCGGTGCCAGAAACAAGGACAAAGGGGACGCTGCCGTTACCGGGATAGGCAAACAGTCAAAAGCGATTCAATTGGACATTACCGATTCCCAGTCCATCGACGCAGCAGTAAGGCAAATTCAAAGCGAAGCGGGATACCTGACGCTGCTGGTCAATAACGCAGCAATCTCAAATGCAGGAAAGCCGGGACGCACCATGGAAGAGGTCCTCGGAGCTCAGCGCGCCAGTATTGCGCCTATCGATGAAATGAAAAAGGTCTGGGAAACGAATGTGTTTGGTACACTTGCCGTGACACAAGCCTTTTTACCTCTATTAAGGAAAGCAGACTCAGCACGGATTGTCACAGTGTCGAGCGCACTGGGTTCCCTTACTTTGAATGCCAATCCGGCCAACCCCTTCCGCTCTGCGTTCGACGCCGCTTATGGCGCATCCAAAACTGCACTCAATGGTATATTCCTTTCACTGGCGATCGATTTAGAGAGTGCAAATATCAAAGTACACCTGGTAAGTCCGGGTTTTACGGCAACGGCTCTTAATAATTTCCAGGGAACCGATACGGTAGAGGAAGGGTCCAGGGAGCCAATAAGGGTAGCCCTGGCAGAGGACCTTCCCACAGGAAGCTTTACAGGACCGGCTGCCTATGCGGGAGCAGACAACATTGTTCCGTGGTGA
- a CDS encoding SH3 domain-containing protein, translated as MARYPESLVLYKKNFSEDEKNNQSLLLKLAFLAEKTNNYTDCLFYLSKLALTNPSRRLFEKMDKLAAEQNLTGYEFDDYNYFIIFYRRYGDYIPILLLTLGTYIVVIMVTKVRRGEPIMQIHKVSIVVYLLVLLGILNVPSLYRTCIIINENTFLRDEPSSAAPVIDRVGKGHKLTIVGSVDHWNRVIWNNRIVYIRKSDLWNI; from the coding sequence ATGGCAAGATACCCCGAGTCACTTGTACTCTATAAAAAAAATTTTAGCGAAGACGAAAAAAACAACCAAAGCCTGCTTCTCAAACTGGCTTTTCTGGCCGAAAAGACAAATAACTACACCGATTGCCTTTTTTATCTAAGCAAACTCGCCCTCACAAACCCGTCGCGGCGCCTTTTTGAAAAAATGGATAAGCTGGCGGCTGAACAGAATCTAACCGGCTATGAATTCGACGATTACAACTATTTTATAATTTTTTATAGAAGATATGGTGATTACATTCCAATATTGCTTCTAACTTTGGGGACGTACATAGTGGTAATAATGGTTACAAAAGTTCGGAGAGGCGAGCCGATAATGCAAATACACAAGGTGTCAATTGTCGTGTATCTGCTTGTGTTACTGGGTATTCTCAACGTGCCGTCGCTTTACCGGACTTGCATTATCATTAACGAAAATACGTTCCTGAGAGATGAGCCGTCATCGGCGGCCCCGGTTATCGATCGGGTAGGAAAGGGGCATAAGCTGACAATTGTGGGCTCTGTGGACCACTGGAACCGGGTTATATGGAACAACCGGATCGTGTATATACGTAAAAGTGACCTTTGGAATATTTGA
- a CDS encoding Gfo/Idh/MocA family protein has translation MDQIKWGIIGCGNVTEVKSGPAFNKVANSSLVAVMRRDAEKAADYASRHNVPKWYADADELINDPEINAIYIATPPDAHEELAIKAMKVGKPVYIEKPMALNGAECDRINAFSKESGVPVFVAFYRRSLDYFLKVKELIDSKIIGDVRFVSICLQWQPYEEEVGADRKPRWRVDPKISGGGHFHDLASHQFDFLGFVFGPVKYASGIARNQAGLYEADDIVVANYEFESGVLGHGSWCYTINKEQREDQAQIIGSAGRITFSFFEKFDIIVETESGTEVINIPYPPHVQQPLIDSIVKTLRGEGTCPSTGETGARANHIMDWITKK, from the coding sequence ATGGATCAGATAAAATGGGGCATTATCGGGTGTGGTAATGTTACCGAAGTCAAAAGCGGCCCGGCTTTTAACAAAGTTGCCAATTCCAGCCTTGTCGCTGTTATGCGGCGCGATGCCGAAAAAGCAGCCGACTATGCGTCCCGGCACAATGTTCCCAAATGGTATGCGGATGCCGACGAGCTCATTAACGACCCCGAAATCAACGCGATATACATTGCCACGCCACCGGATGCGCACGAAGAACTGGCGATAAAGGCTATGAAGGTAGGTAAGCCTGTCTACATTGAAAAGCCGATGGCGTTAAATGGCGCTGAATGCGACCGGATCAATGCATTCAGTAAAGAAAGCGGCGTGCCTGTTTTTGTGGCATTTTACAGGCGTTCGCTTGATTATTTTTTAAAGGTTAAAGAGTTGATTGACAGCAAGATAATCGGTGATGTAAGATTTGTCAGCATTTGCCTGCAATGGCAGCCTTATGAGGAAGAAGTCGGTGCCGACCGGAAACCGCGCTGGCGTGTTGACCCAAAAATATCGGGTGGCGGGCATTTTCATGACCTTGCTTCGCACCAGTTTGATTTCCTGGGATTTGTGTTTGGACCGGTTAAGTATGCTTCCGGGATTGCGCGCAACCAGGCGGGTTTATATGAAGCGGATGACATCGTCGTCGCCAATTATGAGTTTGAATCCGGTGTGCTGGGCCATGGAAGCTGGTGCTATACCATCAACAAGGAACAGCGCGAGGATCAGGCACAAATCATTGGTTCCGCAGGCAGGATCACCTTTTCGTTTTTTGAAAAATTTGACATTATAGTCGAAACAGAATCCGGAACGGAGGTCATTAACATTCCGTATCCGCCGCACGTCCAACAGCCTTTGATTGATTCGATTGTGAAAACCTTACGAGGCGAAGGGACTTGCCCCAGCACAGGAGAAACAGGAGCAAGGGCGAACCATATCATGGATTGGATTACGAAAAAGTAA
- a CDS encoding alpha/beta fold hydrolase, whose protein sequence is MSIFTIFFGFVFPGYGQDGFVKGSPKLAYWKLSDKPQIIIALHGGPAVRHDYLRPEFDLLTKYTSIVYYDQRGCGLSEQDSTYIWEEHVKDLRRVIKTFSKKNKVFLVGSSWGSMLAMIYAYKHPEDVKGIILTGTVKWEGYNKPYRKRTYSRRVLSHKQILKETGILIRQNVDKSLSEETISIYKETEMYMEAPALETRRSFISAPVIDSLSKILLPVLIFNGSRTCQIDCADEYMNVFPNARLHTIKGACHDPWMSDPNLFAEICNRFIFKYK, encoded by the coding sequence ATGTCAATTTTCACAATTTTTTTTGGTTTTGTCTTCCCAGGTTATGGCCAGGATGGCTTTGTGAAGGGCTCTCCAAAATTAGCATATTGGAAACTGAGCGATAAACCTCAGATAATTATTGCTCTGCATGGTGGCCCAGCTGTCCGGCACGATTATCTACGTCCCGAATTTGATCTTCTTACTAAATATACTTCGATTGTGTACTATGACCAGCGTGGTTGTGGACTTAGCGAGCAAGACAGCACATACATATGGGAGGAACACGTGAAGGATTTAAGAAGAGTAATAAAAACCTTCTCGAAAAAAAACAAGGTTTTCCTTGTCGGTTCTTCATGGGGAAGTATGTTAGCTATGATTTATGCCTACAAGCATCCAGAAGATGTGAAAGGCATTATTCTTACTGGTACAGTTAAATGGGAAGGATATAACAAACCGTATAGAAAAAGAACCTATTCAAGACGTGTTCTATCTCACAAGCAAATTTTGAAAGAAACTGGGATCTTAATTCGCCAAAATGTTGACAAGTCACTTAGCGAGGAGACTATTTCTATTTATAAAGAAACTGAAATGTACATGGAGGCACCTGCCTTGGAAACCAGACGAAGCTTTATCTCGGCACCGGTGATAGACAGTCTTAGTAAGATTCTTCTTCCTGTTCTTATTTTCAATGGTAGCAGGACGTGTCAGATTGATTGCGCGGACGAGTACATGAATGTTTTCCCAAATGCCAGATTACATACTATCAAAGGAGCCTGCCACGATCCCTGGATGAGCGATCCAAATCTTTTTGCCGAAATTTGCAACCGCTTTATTTTTAAATACAAATAG